A DNA window from Camelina sativa cultivar DH55 chromosome 13, Cs, whole genome shotgun sequence contains the following coding sequences:
- the LOC104734351 gene encoding probable receptor-like protein kinase At5g47070 has translation MKCFLFPLGDKKDEQRSPKPVSPTSIFSDVNKSGSDFSPRDVSGTSTVSSSTGRNSNTSMSAREDNLREFTISDLKSATRNFSRSGMIGEGGFGCVYWGTIKNLEDPSKKIEVAVKQLGKRGLQGHKEWVTEVNFLGVVEHSNLVKLLGHCAEDDERGIQRLLVYEYMPNQSVEFHLSPRSPTVLTWDLRLRIAQDAARGLTYLHEEMDFQIIFRDFKSSNILLDENWKAKLSDFGLARLGPSPGSSHVSTDVVGTMGYAAPEYIQTGRLTSKSDVWGYGVFIYELITGRRPLDRNKPKGEQKLLEWVRPYLSDTRRFRLIVDPRLEGKYMIKPVQKLAVVANLCLARNAKARPKMSEVLDMVTKIVEASSPGVGSKKPQLVPLKSQGASRDEEEKNKKVLDGGEGGWLEKLWNPKNVRAC, from the exons ATGAAATGCTTCTTATTCCCTCTTGGGGACAAGAAAGATGAACAGAGAAGCCCTAAACCTGTTTCACCAACCTCTATCTTCAGTGACGTAAACAAAAGCGGTTCAGATTTCAGTCCCCGGGATGTCTCTGGAACGAGCACCGTATCATCATCCACTGGAAGGAACTCGAACACGAGCATGTCAGCTAGAGAAGACAACCTTAGAGAGTTCACTATCAGTGATCTTAAATCTGCTACAAGGAACTTCAGCAGGTCTGGTATGATTGGGGAAGGCGGTTTTGGTTGTGTCTACTGGGGAACGATCAAGAACTTAGAAGACCCTTCAAAGAAAATCGAAGTTGCGGTTAAACAGCTCGGCAAAAGAGGGTTGCAG GGTCATAAAGAATGGGTGACTGAAGTAAACTTTCTCGGTGTAGTCGAGCATTCAAACTTGGTGAAATTGCTGGGCCATTGTGCAGAAGACGATGAACGTGGAATCCAAAGGcttttggtttatgaatataTGCCAAACCAAAGCGTCGAGTTTCATCTATCTCCGCGGTCACCAACAGTACTTACTTGGGACCTTAGATTGAGAATAGCTCAAGACGCAGCTCGGGGTTTAACTTACCTTCATGAAGAAATGGACTTTCAG ATAATATTCCGCGATTTCAAGTCATCCAACATTCTACTAGACGAGAACTGGAAAGCAAAGCTTTCGGATTTTGGTTTGGCACGCTTAGGGCCTTCACCAGGGTCAAGCCATGTTTCTACTGAT GTAGTAGGAACAATGGGTTACGCAGCTCCAGAGTACATCCAAACAGGTCGTCTCACATCAAAAAGCGATGTGTGGGGTTACGGAGTTTTCATCTATGAGCTTATTACAGGAAGGAGGCCGCTAGACCGGAACAAGCCTAAAGGAGAGCAGAAGCTTTTAGAATGGGTGAGACCTTACTTATCTGATACAAGGAGGTTTCGGCTCATAGTAGATCCGAGGCTCGAAGGGAAGTACATGATCAAGCCAGTGCAGAAACTAGCGGTTGTAGCCAACCTTTGCCTTGCTAGGAATGCAAAGGCGCGTCCAAAGATGAGCGAGGTGTTAGATATGGTGACAAAGATTGTGGAAGCTTCATCGCCTGGAGTTGGTAGCAAGAAGCCGCAGCTGGTGCCGCTTAAGAGTCAAGGAGCTTCTAGAGACgaggaagagaagaacaagaaggtTCTTGATGGTGGCGAAGGAGGTTGGCTGGAAAAGTTGTGGAACCCAAAGAATGTGCGAGCTTGTTGA